The following are encoded in a window of Streptomyces sp. 11x1 genomic DNA:
- a CDS encoding aldehyde dehydrogenase family protein, translating into MNTDTNTRPDDRLLTVINPATGEILDTLPAATAGEVDTAVDQAHRVFDSGVWAARPPRERAAVLLRLAELMERDAEILARLDCEDAGKPITECRTGDVPGAIESIRWFAEAADKVFGRTAPTSHDHLGLMSREPVGAVAAVLPWNYPLAMAAWKIGPALAAGNSLLLKPAEATPRSALHVARLATEAGLPDGTLAVLPGYGAEAGRALARHPGIGTLSFTGSTATGRRILADAAETNFKRVSLEMGGKSPQVLMPDALDFGVDLIDDMIEAAFLTMGQNCTAGSRILVHEDIASEVVARFTAAAGALVIGDPAKPDTRTGPLISTAARDRVARAVDEAVAAGAVAHTAGLPAGLHPHGAYYPPTVVVGAPDGSGVLTEELFGPVVTVQTFASEREAIRTANATPYGLAASLWTHDLDTAFRLARGIQAGVVSVNSYSEGDITAPFGGWKQSGFGGAERSTDAFAQWTREKTVWIRTR; encoded by the coding sequence ATGAACACCGACACGAACACCCGCCCGGACGACCGCCTGCTCACCGTCATCAACCCGGCCACCGGGGAGATCCTCGACACCCTGCCCGCCGCCACCGCGGGCGAGGTGGACACGGCCGTGGACCAGGCGCACCGCGTCTTCGACAGCGGGGTGTGGGCGGCTCGGCCGCCCCGGGAGCGGGCCGCGGTCCTGCTGCGCCTCGCCGAGCTGATGGAACGCGATGCCGAGATCCTGGCCCGCCTGGACTGCGAGGACGCGGGCAAACCCATCACGGAGTGCCGTACCGGCGATGTGCCGGGCGCGATCGAGTCGATCCGCTGGTTCGCGGAGGCGGCCGACAAGGTCTTCGGCCGCACCGCCCCCACCAGCCACGACCACCTGGGTCTGATGAGCCGGGAACCCGTCGGAGCGGTCGCCGCCGTCCTCCCCTGGAACTACCCGCTCGCCATGGCCGCCTGGAAGATCGGGCCCGCGCTCGCCGCGGGCAACAGCCTGCTGCTCAAGCCTGCCGAGGCGACCCCGCGTTCGGCCCTCCACGTGGCCCGGCTGGCGACGGAGGCGGGGCTGCCGGACGGCACCCTCGCCGTGCTGCCCGGCTACGGCGCGGAAGCCGGCCGGGCGCTCGCCCGCCACCCCGGGATCGGCACGCTCTCGTTCACCGGCTCGACGGCGACCGGACGGCGGATCCTGGCCGACGCCGCGGAGACCAACTTCAAGCGGGTCTCCCTGGAGATGGGCGGCAAGAGCCCCCAGGTGCTGATGCCGGACGCGCTCGATTTCGGCGTCGACCTCATCGACGACATGATCGAAGCCGCGTTCCTGACGATGGGACAGAACTGCACGGCCGGCTCCCGGATCCTGGTCCACGAGGACATCGCCTCCGAGGTCGTCGCACGGTTCACGGCCGCCGCCGGGGCCCTGGTCATCGGCGACCCGGCCAAGCCGGACACCCGCACGGGTCCGCTGATCAGCACTGCGGCGCGAGACCGGGTCGCCCGCGCCGTGGACGAGGCGGTCGCCGCCGGAGCCGTGGCCCACACCGCCGGGTTGCCGGCGGGCCTGCACCCGCACGGGGCGTACTACCCACCCACCGTCGTCGTCGGCGCCCCCGACGGCAGCGGGGTCCTCACCGAGGAACTGTTCGGCCCCGTGGTCACCGTCCAGACCTTCGCCTCCGAGCGGGAGGCGATCCGGACGGCGAACGCCACCCCCTACGGCCTTGCCGCCTCACTGTGGACCCACGACCTCGACACCGCCTTCCGCCTCGCCCGCGGCATCCAGGCCGGAGTGGTCTCCGTCAACTCCTACAGCGAGGGCGACATCACCGCCCCCTTCGGTGGCTGGAAACAGTCCGGATTCGGCGGGGCGGAGCGGTCCACCGACGCCTTCGCGCAGTGGACAAGGGAGAAGACCGTCTGGATCCGTACCCGCTAG
- a CDS encoding AraC family transcriptional regulator ligand-binding domain-containing protein produces MTEATRPENGTTRSTSATISPNILRYLDQITEEYGVDLQPELSQVGLTETLMRSAALRVSYRQGSAVIRRAVELTGDENLGLRVGAAQHLTAWGLVGFAMLASDTLQVAIEAGVRFQNVSGAMTVWSAGREGSDYVIRADLPDPMIDPNVAVFLVEEAFSSVVTLGRLAADADLAPQEVHFAFAAPRDVQPFRDLFRCPLHFGASHNRLVVPQAWINRPMPGRDPVTYAATLELLEGQMASRRRQQDLLEILEISVAQSLPFVPSFSEQARRHASSERTLRRRLADCGTSYEAIVEGVRRERVELLLHRPHLTLREVARQAGFSDERALRRAVRRWHGMAPLQLRAGLSSQTAGTTPSQGRGEPRDQP; encoded by the coding sequence ATGACCGAGGCAACCCGTCCGGAGAACGGCACCACCCGTAGCACGTCGGCGACGATCTCCCCGAACATTCTGCGCTATCTGGACCAGATCACCGAGGAGTACGGAGTCGACCTACAGCCGGAACTGTCCCAGGTCGGTCTCACCGAGACCCTGATGCGCTCGGCGGCCCTGCGCGTCTCCTACCGCCAGGGCAGTGCCGTCATCCGGCGCGCTGTCGAACTCACCGGGGACGAGAACCTGGGCCTGCGGGTCGGAGCCGCGCAGCACCTCACCGCCTGGGGTCTGGTGGGCTTCGCCATGCTCGCCAGCGACACCCTCCAGGTCGCGATCGAGGCGGGGGTCCGCTTCCAGAACGTGTCCGGGGCGATGACGGTCTGGTCGGCGGGCCGGGAGGGCTCCGACTACGTGATCCGGGCCGACCTCCCGGACCCGATGATCGACCCGAACGTCGCCGTCTTCCTCGTCGAGGAGGCGTTTTCGAGCGTCGTCACCCTCGGCCGCCTCGCCGCCGACGCCGACCTCGCACCCCAGGAGGTCCACTTCGCCTTCGCCGCCCCGCGCGACGTCCAGCCCTTCCGCGACCTCTTCCGCTGCCCCCTGCACTTCGGCGCCTCCCACAACCGGCTGGTGGTACCGCAGGCATGGATCAACCGGCCGATGCCGGGCCGCGATCCGGTCACCTACGCCGCGACCCTCGAACTCCTCGAAGGGCAGATGGCCTCCCGCCGTCGTCAGCAGGACCTGCTGGAGATCCTGGAGATCTCCGTCGCGCAGAGCCTCCCGTTCGTCCCCTCCTTCTCCGAGCAGGCCCGCCGACACGCGTCGAGCGAGCGGACGCTGCGCCGCCGCCTGGCCGACTGCGGCACCTCCTACGAGGCGATCGTCGAGGGCGTCCGCCGGGAGCGCGTCGAACTGCTCCTGCACCGCCCTCACCTCACCCTCCGCGAGGTGGCCCGCCAGGCGGGCTTCTCCGACGAACGCGCCCTGCGCCGGGCCGTCCGCCGCTGGCACGGCATGGCACCGTTGCAGCTGCGCGCGGGCCTCTCTTCGCAGACGGCGGGAACAACGCCGAGTCAGGGGCGCGGCGAACCACGCGACCAGCCGTAA
- a CDS encoding SDR family oxidoreductase: protein MSGYDYAGKVMLVTGGAGGIGSALCRRFAIGGAVCVVVDIDGERARRVADTLPGAGHLGLGCDLLDRAGVADLFEQVAAAFGRLDVLVNNVGMTSTERFDVRPVETIEREIDLNMISPLVATRLAIPLLKASADPRVVTTVSLAGIFPQGETPIYAASKFGLRGAMLSIALDLGAKGIRVGSVLPSATDTPMLRREAVDGGNSLQFQDPPQQPSDVVAAVVSLLDRPRLEAYPRVGEALLVRFSMLVPNLLPSLLPLFRKRGERGLARYLEDLRRRGLARQVDGRWELVQEA, encoded by the coding sequence ATGAGCGGCTACGACTACGCCGGCAAGGTGATGCTGGTGACCGGCGGCGCGGGTGGCATCGGCAGCGCGCTGTGCCGGCGGTTCGCGATCGGCGGCGCGGTGTGCGTCGTCGTCGACATCGACGGTGAGCGCGCGCGGCGGGTCGCGGACACCCTGCCCGGCGCCGGTCACCTGGGCCTCGGCTGCGACCTGCTGGACCGGGCCGGGGTCGCGGACCTCTTCGAACAGGTCGCCGCCGCCTTCGGCCGCCTCGATGTGCTGGTCAACAACGTCGGCATGACCAGCACCGAGCGGTTCGACGTGCGCCCGGTGGAGACCATCGAGCGGGAGATCGACCTCAACATGATCTCCCCGCTGGTGGCCACCCGGCTGGCCATTCCCCTGCTGAAGGCCTCCGCCGATCCCCGCGTCGTCACCACGGTGTCCCTCGCCGGCATCTTCCCCCAGGGGGAGACTCCGATCTACGCGGCGTCGAAGTTCGGGCTGCGCGGCGCGATGCTGTCCATCGCCCTCGACCTGGGCGCCAAGGGCATTCGCGTCGGCTCGGTGCTGCCGTCGGCCACCGACACCCCGATGCTGCGCCGGGAGGCCGTCGACGGCGGCAACTCCCTGCAGTTCCAGGACCCGCCGCAGCAGCCGTCCGACGTCGTCGCCGCGGTGGTGAGCCTGCTCGACCGGCCGCGGCTCGAGGCGTATCCACGCGTCGGCGAGGCGCTCCTGGTCCGCTTCTCCATGCTGGTGCCGAACCTTCTCCCCAGCCTTCTCCCGCTCTTCCGCAAGCGCGGCGAACGCGGCCTTGCCCGGTACCTGGAGGACCTGCGGCGCAGAGGACTGGCCCGGCAGGTCGACGGCCGCTGGGAACTGGTGCAGGAGGCATGA
- the arsM gene encoding arsenite methyltransferase — protein MSEQTTTDLREAVRRRYAAAAVQVTEGGTACCGPEPVEVDENFGSTLYAADERDALPAEAVAASLGCGNPTAVAELREGERVLDLGSGGGIDVLLSARRVGPTGKAYGLDMTEEMLALALANAAKAGATNVEFLKGTIEAIPLPAHTIDVVISNCVINLSTDKPAVFAETFRILRPGGRIGVSDVVADDTLTPDQRAERGDHVGCIAGALSFAEYRAGLEAAGFTDVEITPTHPVADGMHSAIVRATKPVTAESGRPAAESSAACCGVEACCTPAETAVDPGLTVIEAKTTSGCGCQN, from the coding sequence ATGAGCGAGCAGACCACCACCGACCTGCGCGAAGCCGTCCGCCGGCGGTACGCCGCCGCAGCCGTGCAGGTCACCGAAGGCGGCACCGCCTGCTGCGGACCCGAGCCCGTCGAGGTCGACGAGAACTTCGGCTCCACCCTCTACGCCGCCGACGAGCGCGACGCCCTGCCCGCCGAGGCCGTGGCCGCCTCCCTCGGCTGCGGCAACCCCACCGCCGTCGCCGAACTCCGCGAAGGCGAACGCGTCCTGGACCTCGGTTCCGGCGGTGGCATCGACGTCCTGCTCTCCGCCCGCCGCGTCGGCCCCACCGGCAAGGCGTACGGGCTGGACATGACCGAGGAGATGCTCGCCCTGGCTCTCGCCAACGCGGCGAAGGCCGGCGCGACGAACGTCGAGTTCCTCAAGGGCACCATCGAGGCGATCCCGCTGCCCGCGCACACGATCGACGTCGTCATCTCCAACTGCGTGATCAACCTGTCCACCGACAAGCCCGCCGTCTTCGCCGAGACCTTCCGCATCCTCAGGCCCGGCGGCCGGATCGGCGTCTCCGACGTCGTCGCCGACGACACCCTCACGCCCGACCAGCGGGCCGAGCGCGGCGACCACGTCGGCTGCATCGCCGGCGCCCTCTCGTTCGCCGAATACCGCGCCGGACTCGAAGCCGCCGGGTTCACCGACGTCGAGATCACCCCGACCCACCCGGTCGCCGACGGCATGCACTCCGCGATCGTCCGCGCCACGAAGCCGGTGACCGCCGAAAGCGGCCGTCCGGCCGCCGAGTCGAGTGCCGCGTGCTGCGGCGTCGAGGCCTGCTGCACGCCGGCCGAGACCGCCGTCGACCCCGGCCTCACCGTGATCGAGGCCAAGACCACCTCGGGATGCGGTTGCCAGAACTGA
- a CDS encoding peptidoglycan bridge formation glycyltransferase FemA/FemB family protein has protein sequence MSLRLKAITREDHLDFVRARPSVSHMQVPSWGDVKPDWRARSLGWFDESDRLVGVGLVLLRPLPKLRRYLAYLPEGPVIDWTAPDLQRWLEPMLGYLKEQGAFSVKMGPPVVTRRWSAEAVKAAIADPGARRLGDVEATVHEPGAAGIADRLRRMGWRTAEPGGEDGFAAGQPRYVFQVPFAGRSLAEIQQGLNQQWRRNIKKAEKAGVTVVRGTYEDLPAFHEIYVETAGRDRFIPRPLAYFQRMWTALTSEDTDRMRLYLAHHEGEVLAAATMLTVGTHTWYSYGASTSRKREVQPNNAVQWRMMTDAHALGAGVYDFRGITDTLEESNHLLGLLRFKSGSGGEAVEYLGEWDFPLNKVLHKAFDLYMSRR, from the coding sequence ATGAGCCTGCGCCTGAAGGCGATCACCCGTGAGGATCATCTGGACTTCGTCCGGGCCCGGCCCTCGGTCAGCCACATGCAGGTGCCCTCGTGGGGCGATGTGAAGCCGGACTGGCGGGCGCGGAGCCTCGGCTGGTTCGACGAGAGCGACCGGCTGGTCGGCGTGGGCCTGGTGCTGCTGCGGCCCTTGCCGAAGTTGCGACGGTACCTCGCCTACCTGCCCGAGGGGCCGGTCATCGACTGGACCGCGCCGGATCTTCAGCGCTGGCTGGAGCCGATGCTCGGGTATCTGAAGGAGCAGGGCGCGTTCTCGGTGAAGATGGGGCCGCCGGTGGTGACCCGTCGCTGGAGTGCCGAGGCGGTCAAGGCGGCGATCGCCGACCCGGGGGCGAGGCGGCTGGGGGACGTGGAGGCCACCGTGCACGAGCCGGGGGCCGCCGGCATCGCCGACCGGTTGCGCCGCATGGGCTGGCGGACGGCCGAGCCCGGAGGCGAGGACGGCTTCGCCGCCGGCCAGCCGCGCTACGTCTTCCAAGTCCCGTTCGCGGGGCGGTCGTTGGCGGAGATCCAGCAGGGTCTCAACCAGCAGTGGCGCCGCAACATCAAGAAGGCGGAGAAGGCAGGCGTCACGGTCGTGCGGGGCACGTACGAGGATCTGCCCGCCTTCCACGAGATCTACGTGGAGACCGCCGGGCGGGACCGGTTCATTCCCCGTCCCCTGGCGTACTTCCAGCGCATGTGGACCGCGTTGACCTCGGAGGACACCGACCGTATGCGCCTGTACCTCGCCCATCACGAGGGCGAGGTACTCGCGGCGGCCACGATGCTGACCGTCGGCACACACACCTGGTACTCCTACGGCGCCTCCACCAGCCGCAAGCGCGAGGTGCAGCCCAACAACGCCGTCCAGTGGCGGATGATGACCGACGCCCACGCGCTCGGCGCCGGCGTCTACGACTTCCGCGGCATCACCGACACGCTGGAGGAGAGCAACCACCTGCTGGGACTCCTGCGGTTCAAGTCCGGCAGCGGCGGCGAGGCCGTCGAGTACCTCGGCGAGTGGGACTTCCCGCTCAACAAGGTCCTGCACAAGGCCTTCGACCTCTACATGTCCCGCCGCTGA
- a CDS encoding MFS transporter, translating to MNASVGATAPPRSASGGSLAGARRVTTTVFAAQGVAVAAVSTTVPAVASRLGLSSLAMTALTIALTLAAGAGSFAGLAAVRRSGPVAVMRAAVLTAVAALLSVAWAPGPAAASAAYVLFGLALGAIDVSVNTRAATVERHYGRSILSSFYAAWSAAGVAAALLTAGASRLGWPVQYVLTAHAVLVALLALTVRPHALAPVPSSSSDRPAPDEEGTGRRVWARLVPFGVVLLVAYVVDSAVSAWSTAYLHQTLAASLATAPLAYAAYQAGTVTGRAGADLMVRRVGPVAVVRAAALLTAVALAGLAVAPSWPYAVVAACCAGLGVAALIPLCVAAAGRLRPGGPETVLARLNVFNYVGVLVGAGASGALGATGHFRIAYAIPAALAVALVATARFFRPTAPEPAACWTTRRPGTAHVLPVAVDRGRRP from the coding sequence GTGAACGCATCCGTCGGAGCGACGGCTCCGCCCCGGTCCGCGAGCGGCGGCTCGCTCGCGGGGGCCCGTCGGGTCACGACCACCGTGTTCGCCGCCCAGGGCGTGGCAGTGGCCGCCGTGTCCACCACCGTGCCCGCCGTGGCGAGCCGTCTGGGGCTGTCGTCCCTGGCGATGACCGCCCTCACGATCGCCCTGACCCTGGCTGCGGGCGCCGGCAGCTTCGCGGGTCTGGCCGCCGTACGTCGCTCGGGTCCCGTCGCCGTCATGCGCGCGGCGGTGCTGACCGCGGTCGCGGCCCTGCTGTCCGTGGCGTGGGCACCCGGCCCGGCCGCCGCCTCGGCGGCCTACGTCCTCTTCGGGCTGGCGCTGGGCGCCATCGACGTGTCCGTCAACACCCGCGCGGCCACCGTCGAACGCCACTACGGGCGCAGCATCCTCTCCTCCTTCTACGCCGCATGGAGCGCCGCGGGCGTGGCTGCCGCGCTGCTGACGGCGGGCGCCTCCCGGCTGGGCTGGCCTGTCCAGTACGTCCTGACCGCGCACGCCGTACTCGTGGCACTCCTGGCGCTGACCGTCCGGCCCCACGCCCTCGCGCCCGTGCCCTCCTCGTCCAGCGACCGACCGGCGCCGGACGAGGAGGGCACGGGGCGGCGGGTGTGGGCGCGGCTCGTCCCGTTCGGTGTCGTTCTGCTCGTCGCCTACGTCGTCGACTCCGCGGTCTCGGCCTGGTCGACGGCCTACCTTCACCAGACGCTCGCCGCGTCCCTGGCCACCGCGCCGCTCGCGTACGCGGCCTACCAGGCGGGCACGGTGACCGGTCGGGCGGGCGCCGACCTCATGGTGCGCCGGGTCGGGCCGGTGGCGGTGGTCCGCGCCGCGGCCCTGCTCACGGCCGTCGCCCTGGCCGGTCTGGCGGTGGCCCCGAGCTGGCCGTACGCGGTCGTCGCGGCATGCTGTGCGGGCCTCGGAGTCGCCGCCCTGATCCCGTTGTGCGTCGCCGCGGCCGGCCGGCTGCGCCCCGGTGGCCCCGAGACGGTGCTGGCCCGGCTCAACGTCTTCAACTACGTCGGCGTGCTCGTCGGAGCCGGCGCGAGCGGGGCGCTGGGGGCTACGGGCCACTTCCGCATCGCCTACGCGATACCCGCTGCCCTCGCCGTGGCGCTGGTGGCCACGGCGCGCTTCTTCCGTCCGACGGCACCCGAGCCGGCTGCATGCTGGACAACCCGTCGCCCGGGCACGGCCCACGTCCTTCCCGTGGCCGTGGACAGAGGTCGTAGGCCCTGA
- a CDS encoding ABC transporter permease, with amino-acid sequence MTSPSPSASSSPEGAGTADTLGGGPRRRRVPGRGWLPGRGGFPGRHGGVPLPLLLPALIGLVLLVLPLVALLIRAPWRSMPDLLTSPEVWQALRLSLVCATAATAVSLVLGVPLAWLLARVDFPGRGLVRALVTLPLVLPPVVGGVALLMALGRNGVVGQWLDDWLGITLPFTTAGVVVAEAFVAMPFLVISVEGTLRAADPRYEEAAATLGASRFTAFRRVTLPLIAPGVAAGAVLAWARALGEFGATITFAGNFPGRTQTMPLAVYLALQNDPEAAIALSLVLLAVSIAVLGGLRDRWMTAS; translated from the coding sequence GTGACGTCCCCTTCTCCTTCCGCCTCTTCCTCTCCGGAGGGGGCCGGCACCGCGGACACCCTGGGCGGGGGTCCGCGGCGCCGGCGTGTCCCCGGACGCGGGTGGCTTCCCGGACGCGGAGGGTTCCCCGGGCGCCACGGGGGTGTCCCGCTCCCCCTGCTCCTGCCCGCGCTGATCGGCCTCGTCCTCCTCGTCCTCCCGCTCGTCGCCCTCCTGATCCGGGCGCCCTGGCGCAGCATGCCCGACCTGCTCACCAGCCCCGAGGTGTGGCAGGCGCTGCGGCTGTCGCTCGTGTGCGCCACGGCGGCCACGGCCGTGAGTCTGGTCCTCGGGGTGCCGCTGGCCTGGCTGCTGGCCCGGGTGGACTTCCCCGGACGCGGTCTCGTACGGGCCCTCGTCACCCTCCCCCTCGTCCTGCCGCCGGTGGTCGGCGGTGTGGCACTGCTGATGGCGCTCGGCCGCAACGGGGTCGTCGGGCAGTGGCTGGACGACTGGCTCGGGATCACCCTGCCGTTCACCACGGCCGGGGTCGTGGTGGCCGAGGCGTTCGTGGCGATGCCGTTCCTGGTCATCAGCGTGGAGGGCACGCTACGGGCCGCCGACCCCCGGTACGAGGAGGCCGCGGCCACGCTGGGGGCCTCCCGGTTCACGGCGTTCCGCCGGGTCACGCTGCCGCTGATCGCGCCCGGGGTCGCGGCGGGCGCCGTACTGGCGTGGGCCCGCGCGCTGGGCGAGTTCGGAGCGACCATCACCTTCGCCGGCAACTTCCCCGGCCGTACCCAGACCATGCCCCTCGCCGTCTACCTCGCCCTCCAGAACGATCCGGAGGCGGCGATCGCCCTCAGCCTGGTCCTGCTGGCCGTGTCGATCGCGGTGCTCGGGGGGCTGCGTGACCGATGGATGACCGCCTCATGA
- a CDS encoding NAD(P)/FAD-dependent oxidoreductase, with product MKESEFDTCVIGAGPAGLAVARALGERRLPYTHIERHTGPGGLWDIDNPGSPMYESAHFISSKTLSGFGGWPMPDHFADYPPQRQILSYLTSFADAYGLSERIEFGTAVRDVAKNADGTWTVTRADGRPSRHAQVVVCTGSQWHPNIPEIPGDFSGEIRHSVGYRSSDELRGKRVLVVGGGNSGCDIACDAARAADHAEISMRRGYWFIPKHLFGRPVDTLEGVGPRMPKWLEQRLFGALLRIVNGDPTRLGLQKPDHKLFETHPTVNSMLLHHLQHGDITARPGVLRAEGRTVHFTDGSSNDFDLILLATGYVHKVPVAQAYFGDEQHPDLYLSSFSREHEGLFGVGFIETNSGAYQLFDAQAQLIAGFVQDTRQGLPNATRFARMIRSDRPDLTGGLRFVDSPRHTGYVDSAAYAKYLTKVAAAMGWPTEGRAPAVPVVRSKETVA from the coding sequence GTGAAGGAGTCCGAATTCGACACGTGTGTCATCGGTGCCGGTCCCGCTGGGCTGGCAGTGGCACGGGCGCTCGGTGAGCGACGGCTTCCCTACACGCACATCGAGCGGCACACCGGTCCGGGTGGCCTGTGGGACATCGACAACCCGGGCAGCCCGATGTACGAGTCGGCCCATTTCATCTCCAGCAAGACGCTCTCGGGCTTCGGCGGCTGGCCGATGCCCGACCACTTCGCCGACTACCCGCCGCAGCGGCAGATCCTGTCGTATCTGACGTCGTTCGCCGACGCGTACGGGCTGTCGGAACGCATCGAGTTCGGCACCGCGGTGCGCGACGTGGCGAAGAACGCGGACGGCACCTGGACGGTCACCCGTGCCGACGGGCGCCCCAGCCGACACGCGCAGGTGGTGGTCTGCACCGGCTCGCAGTGGCACCCCAACATTCCCGAGATCCCGGGTGACTTCAGCGGCGAGATCCGGCACTCGGTCGGTTACCGCAGCAGCGACGAACTGCGCGGCAAGCGGGTCCTGGTGGTCGGCGGGGGCAACTCCGGCTGCGACATCGCCTGCGACGCGGCCCGTGCCGCCGACCATGCGGAGATCAGCATGCGCCGCGGTTACTGGTTCATCCCCAAGCACCTGTTCGGCAGGCCCGTGGACACGCTCGAAGGCGTCGGTCCCCGGATGCCGAAGTGGCTGGAGCAGAGGCTGTTCGGCGCGCTCCTGCGGATCGTCAACGGCGACCCGACCCGCCTCGGTCTGCAGAAGCCGGACCACAAGCTCTTCGAGACCCACCCCACGGTCAACTCGATGCTCCTGCACCACCTGCAGCACGGCGACATCACCGCGCGGCCGGGCGTCCTCCGCGCCGAGGGCCGCACCGTCCACTTCACCGACGGCAGCAGCAACGACTTCGACCTGATCCTGCTGGCGACCGGCTATGTGCACAAGGTGCCCGTCGCGCAGGCCTACTTCGGCGACGAGCAGCACCCCGACCTGTACCTGTCGTCGTTCTCCCGCGAGCACGAGGGGCTGTTCGGCGTCGGCTTCATCGAGACCAACTCCGGCGCCTACCAGCTCTTCGACGCCCAGGCGCAGCTGATCGCCGGCTTCGTCCAGGACACCCGCCAGGGCCTGCCGAACGCCACCCGGTTCGCCCGCATGATTCGCAGCGACCGTCCGGACCTGACCGGCGGTCTGCGGTTCGTGGACTCCCCGCGCCACACCGGCTACGTCGACAGCGCCGCGTACGCCAAGTACCTGACCAAGGTCGCCGCCGCCATGGGCTGGCCCACCGAGGGACGCGCTCCGGCGGTGCCGGTGGTCCGCAGCAAGGAGACGGTGGCATGA
- a CDS encoding metalloregulator ArsR/SmtB family transcription factor codes for MSKQGIAVIGQDAACCPGLSAAPLDEDQAADLAKIFKALGDPVRPRLMSMIASRGEGGEVCVCELTPAFDLSQPTISHHLKLLRQAGLIDCERRGTWVYYWVLPNVLDRLAAFLTTTRPAGAAA; via the coding sequence ATGTCGAAACAAGGGATTGCGGTGATCGGCCAGGACGCCGCCTGCTGCCCAGGGCTGTCCGCCGCGCCGCTGGACGAGGACCAGGCGGCCGACCTCGCGAAGATCTTCAAGGCGCTGGGCGACCCGGTGCGGCCGCGGCTGATGTCGATGATCGCCTCGCGCGGTGAGGGCGGGGAGGTCTGCGTGTGCGAGCTGACCCCGGCCTTCGACCTGTCCCAGCCGACGATCTCCCACCACCTCAAGCTCCTGCGCCAGGCGGGTCTGATCGACTGCGAGCGCCGCGGGACCTGGGTGTATTACTGGGTGCTGCCCAACGTCCTGGACCGGCTCGCCGCGTTCCTGACCACCACGCGGCCCGCCGGGGCCGCCGCGTGA
- the modA gene encoding molybdate ABC transporter substrate-binding protein has product MTTRAVRRTRTTRLTLRAVGVGGAALLALSACGSSDSDSSAKPDSSGSDELSGEVTVFAAASLKESFTTLGEQFEKEHPGTKVTFNFGGSDALAAGITGGAPADVFASASPRTMAVVTDAGDASGTPETFARNQLEIATLPGNPDRISSLEDLTGSDLKVVLCDEAVPCGAAARKALDASKLKLTPVSYEEDVRSALNKVVLKEADAAVVYKTDVRAAGEKVRGVEFPESADAINDYPITLLKESENTDAAKAFIALVRSTEGQKVLTEAGFLEP; this is encoded by the coding sequence GTGACGACCCGTGCCGTACGCCGGACCCGTACGACCAGGCTGACCCTGCGGGCAGTCGGGGTCGGTGGCGCCGCCCTGCTGGCCCTGAGCGCCTGTGGTTCCTCCGACTCCGACTCCTCCGCGAAGCCGGACTCCTCCGGCTCGGACGAGCTGTCCGGGGAGGTGACCGTCTTCGCCGCCGCCTCGCTCAAGGAGAGCTTCACGACGCTGGGCGAGCAGTTCGAGAAGGAGCACCCCGGGACGAAGGTGACGTTCAACTTCGGCGGCAGCGACGCGCTCGCCGCCGGCATCACCGGCGGCGCCCCGGCGGACGTGTTCGCCTCCGCCAGCCCCAGGACGATGGCCGTCGTGACCGATGCCGGTGACGCCTCCGGCACCCCCGAGACCTTCGCCCGCAACCAGCTGGAGATCGCCACCCTCCCCGGCAACCCCGACAGGATCTCCTCCCTCGAGGATCTGACCGGCTCCGATCTGAAGGTCGTGCTCTGCGACGAGGCCGTGCCCTGCGGCGCCGCGGCGCGGAAGGCCCTCGACGCGAGCAAGCTGAAGCTCACGCCGGTGTCGTACGAGGAGGACGTGAGGTCCGCGCTCAACAAGGTGGTGCTGAAGGAGGCCGACGCGGCGGTCGTCTACAAGACCGATGTGCGGGCGGCCGGTGAGAAGGTGCGGGGCGTGGAGTTCCCCGAGTCCGCCGACGCCATCAACGACTACCCCATCACCCTGCTCAAGGAGTCGGAGAACACCGACGCCGCCAAGGCGTTCATCGCGCTCGTGCGGTCCACCGAGGGCCAGAAGGTCCTGACCGAGGCCGGGTTCCTGGAGCCGTGA
- a CDS encoding TraR/DksA C4-type zinc finger protein — protein sequence MGDASHHRPDDPGPSTFSAARARLAAAHAETLARAAALSRDFDGIVAANALIAVDDEHDPEGGTTAFERAHVASLMAQAREHLAELDRALERLERGEYGQCENCGTTIPPERLEIRPASTTCVRCAGSDPRRPPRTA from the coding sequence ATGGGCGACGCATCCCACCACCGTCCTGACGACCCCGGCCCGTCCACCTTCTCGGCCGCCCGCGCACGCCTCGCGGCCGCCCACGCCGAGACCCTCGCCCGCGCGGCAGCGCTGAGCCGCGACTTCGACGGGATCGTCGCGGCGAACGCCCTGATCGCGGTGGACGACGAGCACGACCCCGAGGGAGGCACCACCGCATTCGAGCGGGCCCACGTAGCCTCCCTGATGGCGCAGGCCCGCGAGCACCTGGCGGAGCTGGACCGGGCTCTGGAACGCCTCGAACGCGGCGAGTACGGGCAGTGCGAGAACTGCGGGACGACGATCCCGCCCGAGCGCCTGGAGATCCGCCCGGCGTCGACCACATGCGTCCGCTGCGCCGGTTCCGACCCCCGTCGGCCACCGCGCACCGCGTGA